The Candidatus Deferrimicrobiaceae bacterium genomic sequence CGTTTTTTCGGCTTCGTCGGGATCGAGTTTCTCGATGGCGAATCCCGCGTGCAGCAGCACCCAGTCGCCGACCGCCGCCGAATCGAGCAGCATGACGCTGGCTTCCCGCGTCACGCCGCCGATCGAGACGACGGCCCTCGTTTCTTCAAGCGTCAGGATCTGTGCGGGGATCGCGAGGCACATGGCGGTCGGTCTTCACCTTTCCCGAAAGTCGTATCGCGGCATAGAACGCCTGCCCCAGGCTCAACCCGCCGTCATTGCACGGGACCTGCCGGTGGATCACCGGGACGAGGCGCCGCGCGCGCAGACCGGCGCGCAGCAGGCGGAGCAGCAGGAGATTCTGGAACACGCCCCCGCTCAGCAGAACGTGGCGCGCGCCCGTCTCCGCCGCGAGTCGGGAGGCGACGTCGAGGATCATCGCCGCGACGGTCTCGTGGAAGCGTCGTGCGATCGCCGCAGGATCGACGCGGCGATCGCGGTCGGCGATGAGGCCGGCGACGGCATCATTCCAGCATACCGCAAGGAGCGACCCTTCGGAACGGACTGTGAACGGGTAGCTCCCGCCGCCGTCGCCCCGGATGGTCGCCGCAAAGCACTCCAGCCGCATTGCGGCCTGCCCTTCGAACGAGCTGGCAGCGCCCAGGCCGCACAGGGCGCTCGCGGCGTCGAACAGCCGCCCGGCACTCGAGCAGGCGACGGTGTTGACGCCCTTCGTCGTCGCCTCGGCCGCGAGGGCGACCGCCTCGGCGGAAACCTCGGGGAGCAGGCGCCGCGCGACGTCCTCGGCCTCCGCGCGGGGGAACGTGGCCAGAAGCGTCGACAGCGCGCTTTTCCAGGGGGCGCGGACGGCGGCATCGCCGCCCTGGAGCGGGAAGGGGGCCAGCGATGCGACGCGTCGCATCGAGAAGCCGTCGATCGCGTAGAATTCGCCGCCCCGGATCGAGCCGTCCTCGCCGTAGCCGGTGCCGTCGAAGGCGACGCCGACCGCCTTCCCGGAGAAGCCGCTCTCGGCGATCAGCGAATAGAGGTGCGCCTCGTGATGCTGCAGCCCGAACGTCTCGCTGCCGCCCGCCGCCCCCGCGAGTCCGGTCGTGTAATAGCCCGGGTGGAGGTCGGCGCAGGTGGCTGCGACCTCCACCCCGAGGAAACGCCGGTAGAATGCGAATTCGTCCCGGTAGAATTCGCGGGTGCCGATGTCCGACAGGTCTCCCAGGTGCTGCGACAGGACGGCCTCGTTCCCGTCGAGCAGACAGAAAGTGCTCTTCATCTCGCCCCCGAGACCGGCGACGGCCCCGTCCCTCATGGCCTTCCGGAACGCGGCCGCGTGGCGGGGCGCAAGCCGCACGGGGGCGGGCACGAAGCCCCTGGCGCGGCGGACCGGGTACGGCTTGCCGCCGACCGACGCCACGACGGAGTCGTCGGCGCGCCGCAGCACGTCCCGATCGTGAAGCAGGTACAGGTCGGCGAGGCCCGCAAGGCGCGCGATCGCCTCCTCGTTGCCGATGGCGATCGGCTCGTCGGTGCGATTGCCGCTGGTCATCACGAGCGGGCGGGAAACGGCGGAGAGCAGCAGCCGATGGAGCGGCGTGTACGGCAAAAAGAGGCCGATGCGGGAGAGGCCGGGCGACACGGATGGGGCGACCGGCGCCTGCTGTTTCCGCACGCAAAGCAGGACGGGTGCGGAGGGGGCCGATAGGATGGCCTCATCGGCGGCCGATAGCCGGGCGATCTCGCGCGCCTCGGGCAGGCCGGCCACCATGACGGCGAACGGCTTTTCCTCGCGCCGTTTGCGCAGGCGCAGCTCTCGAACGGCGGCCTCGTTGCCGGCGTCGCACGCGAGCTGGAAGCCGCCCAGGCCGCGCAAAGCGACGATGCGGCCCGCCGCCAGGGCGGCTGCCGCGGAGGCGACCGGAGAGGCGGCCGCGATCGGTTTCCCGTCGGCATCCGCGAGCGCGAGCGACGGGCCGCAGGCCGGACAGGCGACCGGCTCGGCGTGGAACCTGCGATCGGCGGGATCCTCGTATTCGCGGCGGCAGTCGGGGCAAAGCGGAAAGGACGCCATCGACGTATTCGCCCGGTCGTAGGGCAGCCGCGAGACGATCGTGAAGCGGGGGCCGCAGTTCGTACAGTTGATGAAGGGGTAGTCGTGCCGCCGGTCGCCTGGATCGGCCAGCTCGGCCGCGCAGGCCGGGCAGGTCGCGATGTCGGGCGGAATGCTCGATAGCGGCTGTCCGACCGGACGGCTGGGGGCGATGACGAAGCCGAGGATTCCTTCCGGGCGCACGGCGCGTGCCGTGATGCGCGCGATCCGCGCCGCGGGCGGCGCCTCGGAAACGAGCCTGGCCCGGAAGGCGCGCAAGGGGAAGGGCGCCCCTTCGGCGTGGATGCGAACGCCGTCGGCCCGGTTCTCTACGAAGCCGGCGATTCCGCAGGCCGCGGCCAGCCGGTAGACGAACGGCCGGAAGCCCACCCCCTGCACGGTCCCGCGGACGGCGAGGCGAACGGCGGCGAGCGTGGGCGGAAGCGTGGATCGACTCATCCGCCCAGTCTAGCACCGGCAATCCCGCTTCCGTCCCTGAGTCGTCGTCTTCCACGCCCGTCTGGGGTAAAATCCCTTGTCCCCCGGATGATTTCGGGGACGCCTTCGGAAAGCGAGGTCTTTAGATGCGATCGATTCGACGTGTGCAGGGGTGGCCCCGATGCCCCCTCACGGTTGCAGCCCTGGCGTTGCTGCTGGTCTCCGCCGCACCGTGGCCGGGCGGAAGGGCGGCGGCCGAGCCGATCCGGATCGGCGGGACGGGCGGCGCGCTAGGTGCGATGCGCATGCTCGGGGAAGCCTTCCGGAAGCACGAGCCGGCGACCCCGGTCGTCATCTTCCCCACCCTGGGGAGCGGGGGCGGGATCAAGGCGGTCCTGACGGGCAACCTCGACCTCGGGGTCAGTGCGCGGCCGCTGACCGCCGAGGAACGGGCGTTGGGCGCCCGGGAAGAGGTCTTCGGCAAGACGGCGATGGTCTTTGCCGTCGCGAAGATCAGCCCGGTATCCGGCGTCACGACCCGCGAGGTGACCGACATTTACTCGGGGACGATGACCGCGTGGCCCGACGGCGACACGATCCGGCTCGTCCTGCGTCCCCCGGACGACACCGACATCCGCCAGTTAATAGCCAAGTCTCCCGGGATGAAGCGCGCGGTCGAGGCCGCCCTGGCCCGGAAGGGGATGATCTCTGCGCTGACCGACCAGGAAGCCGCCAATTACCTCGAGAAAGTCTCCGGTGCGTTCGGGACGACCGTGCTCTCGCTGATCATCGCCGAGAAGCGGCCCTTGCGGGCGTTGGCGCTCGACGGCGTGGAGCCGAATGTCAAGGCGCTTTCCGACGGGAAGTGGCCCCTGGTGCGGGTGTTCGTTCTCGTGACCGGCGCCGGTTCCTCCCCCGCCACCAAAAGGTTCGTGCATTTCCTGCGCTCGACTGAAGGGCGGCGGGTCCTCCTTCAGGCGGGATGCGTGGCGGTCCGTTGAACTTGTTCTTCGGCGGCGTGAAGGAGAGCGAGGCGCGCCTGGCGCGGGGGCTCCGCCTGGTCGCGGGCGGCATCGCGGCGATCGTGGCCCTTTCCCTGCCGTCGATCCAGTTCGCCGTCGGCTACCGGGCGCTGGAGGCGTCGCTCGAGTCCGAGGTCGGGTTCAGCGCGCAAGGAATCAGCGAGATCATCAACAACGATCCCGAAATGTGGCAGTTCGAGGAGCATCGGCTCGGGGCGATCGTCGCCCATCGCCTCGAACGCCGCGAGCCCGAGATCCGGCGGATCGTCAACCACCGCGGGCATCTGGTCCAGCAGAGCGCGGACCCGCTCGCCCGTCCCTACATGACCCGCGCCACCGACCTCTTCGACTCGGGCACTTACATCGGCCGGGTCGAGATCAGCCGCTCGCTCGTGCCTCTCCTGAAGGACACCTTTCTGTTCGCGCTGCTCGGGCTCCTGCTGGGCGTCGCGGTCTACAGCGCCCTGATGCTGCTGCCGATGCGGGCGCTGCAGCGTGTCATGGCCTCGCTGTTCCAGGAGAAGGAGCGGGCCCATGTCACGCTGCACGCGATCGGGGATGCCGTCATCTCGACCGATCCGGACGGCAAGGTGCTGATGATGAACGCGATCGCCGAGCGGCTGACCGGATGGCCCACGGACGAGGCGGCCGGGCGCAACCTCCGGGAGATCATGCACGCCGTCGACGCCCATACGGGCGATCCGCTGCCCGATCCGCTGGGCATGTTCCGCGAGCGCCGCGACATGGACCCCGTCTTCCGGAATGCCCTCCTGACGTCGCGGGACGGCCGGATCCTGCGGATCGCCGACAGCTCCGCGCCCATCCGCGGAGAAGAAGGGACGCTCCAGGGGATGGTGGTGGTCTTCCGCGACATCACCGCGCAGCAGCGGATGGAAGAGGAGCTTCTGAAGACGCAGAAGCTCGAATCGGTCGGGACGCTGGCGGGGGGCATCGCGCACGATTTCAACAACATCCTGACCGCCATTCTGGGGAACATCTCGCTGGCCGAGGCGCAGGTCGACCCGGCGACCCAGGCGCACGCGCGGCTCGACGAGGCGGCCAAGGCGTGCCAGCGGGCGCGCGACCTGACCAACCAGCTGCTCACGTTTTCGCGGGGCGGCGCGCCGGTCCGGAAGACCGGCTCGCTGGGCGCGCTGGTCCGGGACACCGTCGGCTTCGCGATGGCCGGCGCGAAGGCGCGCTGCGAGGTCGACGTGACGGCCGATCTGTGGCCGGCCGACATCGACGAGGGGCAGATCAGCCAGGTCATCCACAACCTCGTGATCAAC encodes the following:
- a CDS encoding HypC/HybG/HupF family hydrogenase formation chaperone produces the protein MCLAIPAQILTLEETRAVVSIGGVTREASVMLLDSAAVGDWVLLHAGFAIEKLDPDEAEKTLALIREMADADPAR
- a CDS encoding substrate-binding domain-containing protein, yielding MRSIRRVQGWPRCPLTVAALALLLVSAAPWPGGRAAAEPIRIGGTGGALGAMRMLGEAFRKHEPATPVVIFPTLGSGGGIKAVLTGNLDLGVSARPLTAEERALGAREEVFGKTAMVFAVAKISPVSGVTTREVTDIYSGTMTAWPDGDTIRLVLRPPDDTDIRQLIAKSPGMKRAVEAALARKGMISALTDQEAANYLEKVSGAFGTTVLSLIIAEKRPLRALALDGVEPNVKALSDGKWPLVRVFVLVTGAGSSPATKRFVHFLRSTEGRRVLLQAGCVAVR
- the hypF gene encoding carbamoyltransferase HypF; this translates as MSRSTLPPTLAAVRLAVRGTVQGVGFRPFVYRLAAACGIAGFVENRADGVRIHAEGAPFPLRAFRARLVSEAPPAARIARITARAVRPEGILGFVIAPSRPVGQPLSSIPPDIATCPACAAELADPGDRRHDYPFINCTNCGPRFTIVSRLPYDRANTSMASFPLCPDCRREYEDPADRRFHAEPVACPACGPSLALADADGKPIAAASPVASAAAALAAGRIVALRGLGGFQLACDAGNEAAVRELRLRKRREEKPFAVMVAGLPEAREIARLSAADEAILSAPSAPVLLCVRKQQAPVAPSVSPGLSRIGLFLPYTPLHRLLLSAVSRPLVMTSGNRTDEPIAIGNEEAIARLAGLADLYLLHDRDVLRRADDSVVASVGGKPYPVRRARGFVPAPVRLAPRHAAAFRKAMRDGAVAGLGGEMKSTFCLLDGNEAVLSQHLGDLSDIGTREFYRDEFAFYRRFLGVEVAATCADLHPGYYTTGLAGAAGGSETFGLQHHEAHLYSLIAESGFSGKAVGVAFDGTGYGEDGSIRGGEFYAIDGFSMRRVASLAPFPLQGGDAAVRAPWKSALSTLLATFPRAEAEDVARRLLPEVSAEAVALAAEATTKGVNTVACSSAGRLFDAASALCGLGAASSFEGQAAMRLECFAATIRGDGGGSYPFTVRSEGSLLAVCWNDAVAGLIADRDRRVDPAAIARRFHETVAAMILDVASRLAAETGARHVLLSGGVFQNLLLLRLLRAGLRARRLVPVIHRQVPCNDGGLSLGQAFYAAIRLSGKVKTDRHVPRDPRTDPDA
- a CDS encoding ATP-binding protein; the encoded protein is MNLFFGGVKESEARLARGLRLVAGGIAAIVALSLPSIQFAVGYRALEASLESEVGFSAQGISEIINNDPEMWQFEEHRLGAIVAHRLERREPEIRRIVNHRGHLVQQSADPLARPYMTRATDLFDSGTYIGRVEISRSLVPLLKDTFLFALLGLLLGVAVYSALMLLPMRALQRVMASLFQEKERAHVTLHAIGDAVISTDPDGKVLMMNAIAERLTGWPTDEAAGRNLREIMHAVDAHTGDPLPDPLGMFRERRDMDPVFRNALLTSRDGRILRIADSSAPIRGEEGTLQGMVVVFRDITAQQRMEEELLKTQKLESVGTLAGGIAHDFNNILTAILGNISLAEAQVDPATQAHARLDEAAKACQRARDLTNQLLTFSRGGAPVRKTGSLGALVRDTVGFAMAGAKARCEVDVTADLWPADIDEGQISQVIHNLVINALQAMPDGGTIDIQAENILVTSSDALPLLPGRYVKVSVRDEGEGILPEHLPNLFDPYFTTKREGSGLGLSVCFNVVKNHGGFITASSPPGEGATFVFYLPASAHAGAGEPARAAESPAGAGRVLAMDDDAVILEVVGEMLRHLRYEPAFAGDGAEAISMYREAQAAGKPFSAVIMDLTIPGGMGGREAVARLLEIDPGARVIVSSGYSNDPVMADFRAHGFCGVVAKPYLIATLAAALSGAIGDATGGNAWGT